A window of Babesia microti strain RI chromosome III, complete genome contains these coding sequences:
- a CDS encoding cullin 1 (overlaps_old_locusTagID:BBM_III02885) encodes MSEKDAVDFDEGWKTLQLSLISKLEDVLDRDFDLCNPPRRIFSVKQQTTHYTIVYNMCTRRDGSYEEILYRRYRETIGSFLRRKPFLEASEEPMRLRMAIVWTKFKTYIRVLGAAFSYLDRFYVELYGLMDLNGLAILQFRKLFMEYRDMFSSSIIEKYDNLRELPAVDEAQHIDLSVSLEIYNAIDPDNVLFKMDIEKVLIERTNDYYDKISRIWIYEYPLEDYMVIFNEILAQELDRCKLFFHDKVVEPLRDAIVTCMVKNRLERIKSKLFDCQDITGLDNALLYQTLSLLPEGIELIGSYLIKQMQSETELVNVDKMTDISVVHWVLGLSDKFGKIVDHCCLADKAIHKSFNRGIEWVLNHKIDSQKSAKYLATYANRQILKNCGIGDVMSLFHRLKNKRAFIEHYRYFLAARLLNNSPLDREVDAYNLLSKMAGSRSTAEIHGMIQDIDHSNTISSGITTDDVYFKPYCLSSDYWSDFDQAIKYPSSSVTVYPELHRQMAHCEKHYLSNLKHRTLRWVPSLSQITLTSDNLEIECNLVQATILLHYADNVTTINDIAALMDVQTEYVTYVILNMNKKCNIFAVNGSKLQLNSVTGSLCLLDDLNHGLAVACDTCDDSMSIDAAIIRSLKASKTLRLGQIIRSVQANLLEPLAPEVIMERIESMVLSGQIGHAPPDLYHYS; translated from the exons ATGTCTGAAAAGGACGCTGTAGATTTTGATGAAGGGTGGAAAACACTGCAATTAAGTCTTATTTCAAA GTTGGAAGATGTTTTGGACCGTGATTTCGACCTCTGCAACCCGCCTAGACGGATATTTTCAGTTAAGCAGCAGACAACTCACTACAC TATAGTGTACAACATGTGCACGAGGAGAGATGGTAGCTACGAGGAGATTTTATATCGCAGGTACAGGGAGACAATTGGGAGTTTTTTGCGTAGGAAG CCGTTTTTGGAGGCTAGTGAGGAACCTATGAGATTGAGGATGGCCATTGTCTGGACCAAATTCAAGACGTACATACGTGTATTGGGGGCTGCTTTTAGCTACCTGGACCGATTTTACGTAGAGTTATACGGGCTTATGGATTTGAATGGGCTGGCAATATTGCAATTTAGGAAG ttattcATGGAATACAGGGATATGTTTTCAAGCAGTATAATTGAGAAATACGATAATTTGAGGGAATTACCGGCAGTCGATGAAGCACAGCATATTGATTTAAGCGTTTCACTGGAAATTTACAATGCAATAGACCCCGATAATGTATTATTCAAGATGGATATTGAGAAGGTTTTGATTGAGAGaacaaatgattattatgataaaatatctcGTATTTGGATTTATGAATATCCTTTAGAGGATTATATGGTAATATTCAATGAAATTCTGGCCCAGGAGTTGGATCgttgtaaattgttttttcACGATAAAGTTGTAGAACCTCTCCGTGATGCGATCGTTACATGTATGGTAAAAAACAGGTTGGAAAGAATAAAAAGTAAGCTATTCGATTGTCAAGATATCACTGGACTGGAT AATGCATTACTTTACCAGACTTTGTCATTGCTACCAGAAGGTATTGAGCTAATTGGAAGCTATTTGATCAAGCAAATGCAAAGTGAAACTGAATTGGTCAACGTTGATAAAATGACAGACATTTCTGTTGTTCACTGGGTGCTGGGTTTGTCTGATAAGTTTGGGAAGATTGTAGACCATTGTTGCCTTGCCGATAAGGCAATCCACAAATCATTCAATCGAG GCATAGAATGGGTCCTAAATCATAAAATTGACTCGCAAAAGTctgcaaaatatttggcTACATATGCAAACCGCCAaatactaaaaaattgtggCATTGGGGATGTAATGTCCCTATTCCATCGTCTAAAGAATAAAAGAGCATTCATCGAACACTATCG GTATTTTCTAGCAGCAAGGCTATTGAATAATTCTCCATTAGACAGGGAAGTTGATGCTTATAATCTGCTGAGCAAGATGGCGGGCAGCAGGAGCACAGCAGAAATTCATGGTATGATCCAAGATATTGACCATTCTAACACAATATCTAGTGGAATTACAACTGATGATGTTTACTTTAAGCCATATTGCCTATCCAGTGACTACTGGTCTGACTTTGACCAGGCAATCAAATACCCCAGTTCCAGCGTGACCGTATACCCTGAGCTCCACAGGCAGATGGCCCACTGTGAAAAACACTACCTATCCAACCTGAAACATCGCACCTTACGTTGGGTTCCCTCTCTGAGTCAAATAACCCTAACCAGTGACAATTTAGAAATAGAGTGTAACCTAGTACAAGCAACTATACTGCTCCATTATGCTGACAATGTAACCACTATTAATGACATTGCCGCGCTTATGGACGTGCAGACCGAATATGTCACCTATGTCATTCTCAACATGAACAAgaaatgtaatatttttgcgGTAAATGGCTCAAAATTACAGCTAAACTCTGTGACAGGGAGCCTGTGTTTACTTGATGATCTTAATCACGGGCTAGCGGTTGCAT GCGACACTTGTGATGATTCTATGTCAATTGACGCAGCAATTATCAGGTCTCTAAAGGCCTCCAAG ACTCTAAGATTGGGTCAAATTATACGCAGCGTACAAGCCAATTTGTTGGAGCCTTTAGCGCCGGAAGTAATTATGGAGCGAATTGAGTCAATGGTTTTATCTGGGCAAATTGGGCATGCACCGCCCGATCTTTACCATTATTCGTGA
- a CDS encoding conserved Plasmodium protein, unknown function (overlaps_old_locusTagID:BBM_III02890): MNSPGESCVKDFQLDLDRFIPKCIAEAGAAKSSIYLKRAIEAYEGKRLFPLIGNATSYANLTTCYGGKCNPEIPGLCDKIWQLLDVKNNPKLNEKTAGLGCLSTLVSVMLDSIDHYWMQQGRQELAKLAESLDFMQMSDFIELFDDYFSQGECAVPKNGISARQSYLQSLIRLGSAMRRVWIFDSAAGDLLIKYITDNLDFSSNKIYYYFQLLLVLCPKATIYVICENGLLYRWWDNSDSRALNATFVALLERATNYHRTLPCKSDGHAVFESQLQERMPYLCQMLFNYLCRRRVAKKAVDEFKDLIPAKYSNMCEKTPSVVRKLTKILANSSGLEQLAHLISALEPYAHPSNAGAWSLPISDFFQTLFSTLMKIQVQSYIAQGGGTAPPLCDLGPLLDLDASYSIAMYGMMSKNGQISSNYLDVLKRICYIQPTYLTKAIGKLQFMMDVVNEPQSSIVAMRALSQLTPLVVKFCPGSVPSIVEKSVNSIFPSDPLKSSQALFLITMQSCSLRPVAIDSDFICGDGNRALASAFTRLVQSKIDKLKDAGEWVDEVGGFQVPERLLFELILGWGETAQFPQKMTPVDQGVITMIRAALIVLFRYAEDVEWMADAFLDFQVTRDNIHFASSVGLAFSTTKPKMSFRIFNTLSARALKQLNANVYDDVTPQISLLSSLIRCMPESYKVANIITAILDRCWHSTHKSLFKAATKLAQRCLESVLNVYPLSYEEKSLVPQWHIPQKEAIEAIAGVVCLGLEKIEKTVFGDQHMGCNKSDEGSSLRGAYVLNRADYINRAYVFLYRMVKSGLLPQEHLDSSTNVLNMAHQSPLSSKVKEMAHKLFINDGPLQSSTHGKMSKLLGELVSGGVQPQQFGGFVDINSGIMDCVRSMGRQKSKYIFTGSLRPFAFNVPLILVSSNLLDSLSIFSCITKKSHFFDMPMDTIFGLIVQRVSEIINYHRWSTHRRLEPSDPVFGYISKLVDISICGDEKTAEKAKSHFLISMAIVKGAKTAALERVFSRSLELAIASCGNFSHDQIVMNTIKLLVPPLLRRVLSKPMLLRSLFKFIISASRSFSNGRCGVRLADGTRNALVILMEKASNERVDVEFTPEDYTFSEVSILNVCLLAWVGYDEKLKDWLVKCIRNSSDISLREIVQALMVTHGISLDDIPYAVGLCKSISSRRKKISNLDDVCSAKGSPYLKLVKALRVEPSWVSFRLCRMGSSLSLQNISFLKSSIHSTCNSASVVQAIEQLEQLVTFSDEPEANIAFIELLVSVFDCIEPEMVGRVSVVLNKFVKNCKIEYIHDLADAITLTNKLGSSVDLWVELLGNVKYTSTCQSLDFYRKLLLLTVLTLNCVTVPCLQVLDVGIMRSECLQVREQTASLLVALIKMGKPIFEFWPLDPSLWDGFLRFGIRLFACKKWSLLPWASTQFLQLFIDTAFKCAGSGKEDLKLLGREAVLSLSDAEFGPQYGVFRDKPLGAVIDLLMGWFEKSLADSSPQSGELALDAIREFWLKTQFLLDAKVTILKFLPLLDRVPPHLYRSVAHFMSTIAAITLDSNEVIGELEEQHFLYLSGLVYSFPYSMREWMPTVVTSLSVIANESSYGGRKKFINEVIQDFFKTHTDGWNEWRALFTREQLDLVEMSRGRPSYFL; encoded by the exons atgaatagTCCTGGTGAAAGCTGTGTTAAAGATTTTCAATTAGACCTGGACAGATTTATACCAAAATGTATCGCAGAAGCTGGCGCTGCCAAGTCTTccatatatttaaaacgTGCAATTGAGGCATACGAAGGGAAGCGATTGTTTCCTCTGATAGGCAATGCCACAAGCTACGCCAACTTGACTACTTGTTACGGGGGGAAATGCAATCCAGAAATTCCCGGCCTTTGCGACAAGATATGGCAGTTACTGGACGTGAAGAACAACCCCAAGCTCAACGAGAAAACTGCAGGGTTAGGTTGTTTATCTACGCTAGTCAGTGTCATGTTGGATTCTATCGACCACTACTGGATGCAGCAAGGTCGACAAGAGCTCGCAAAGCTGGCAGAATCTCTGGATTTTATGCAAATGAGCGATTTTATCGAACTATTTGATGATTATTTTTCGCAGGGGGAATGTGCAGTGCCAAAGAACGGAATAAGCGCTCGCCAATCATATCTGCAGTCACTGATAAGGTTGGGAAGTGCTATGAGGAGGGTTTGGATATTTGACAGTGCTGCTGGAGACTtactgataaaatatataactgATAACCTAGATTTCAGCTCTAACAAGATATACTACTACTTTCAGCTCCTGTTGGTCCTCTGTCCAAAGGCTACGATTTACGTGATTTGTGAGAACGGGCTTCTCTACAGATGGTGGGATAATTCAGACTCCAGGGCATTAAACGCTACATTTGTTGCTTTATTGGAAAGGGCAACCAATTATCACCGCACTTTGCCATGCAAATCCGATGGGCATGCTGTGTTTGAATCGCAACTACAAGAAAGAATGCCTTATTTGTGCCAGATGCTTTTCAACTATTTGTGCAGGAGGAGGGTTGCCAAGAAGGCGGTAGACGAATTTAAGGACCTCATCCCCGCTAAATATAGCAATATGTGTGAAAAAACCCCGAGCGTTGTTCGGAAGCTAACAAAGATTCTCGCAAATTCCTCCGGCCTTGAGCAATTGGCCCATCTAATCAGTGCACTCGAGCCCTATGCCCATCCCTCAAATGCAGGCGCCTGGTCCCTGCCCATTTCCGACTTTTTCCAAACCCTCTTCTCTACCCTGATGAAAATTCAGGTACAGTCTTACATTGCTCAGGGCGGGGGTACTGCGCCTCCTTTGTGTGATTTGGGTCCTCTGTTAGATTTAGATGCGTCATATAGCATCGCCATGTACGGTATGATGAGCAAAAACGGTCAGATTTCATCCAATTACTTGGACGTCTTGAAACGTATCTGTTATATCCAGCCCACCTATCTGACTAAGGCGATAGGTAAGCTGCAGTTTATGATGGACGTTGTAAATGAACCCCAATCGAGCATTGTAGCCATGAGGGCCCTGTCACAGCTCACTCCCCTAGTGGTGAAATTTTGCCCTGGCTCTGTCCCTTCGATTGTGGAAAAGAGCGTAAACTCTATATTTCCATCTGACCCCCTAAAATCCTCGCAGGCATTGTTTCTAATAACGATGCAGAGCTGCAGTCTACGCCCTGTGGCCATTGATAGTGACTTTATTTGTGGAGACGGAAACAGGGCACTGGCTTCTGCGTTTACTAGGCTGGTGCAGTCGAagattgataaattgaagGATGCGGGCGAGTGGGTGGACGAAGTAGGCGGATTTCAGGTGCCTGAGCGATTGTTATTTGAATTGATCCTGGGCTGGGGCGAAACCGCGCAATTTCCGCAAAAAATGACGCCTGTGGACCAGGGCGTTATCACCATGATTAGGGCTGCGCTCATAGTGCTATTTCGGTATGCGGAGGACGTTGAATGGATGGCAGATGCATTTTTGGACTTTCAAGTTACCAGGGATAATATCCACTTTGCCTCTAGTGTAGGACTGGCCTTTTCCACTACCAAGCCCAAGATGTCGTTTAGGATATTTAACACACTATCCGCCAGAGCTTTGAAGCAGCTGAATGCCAATGTATATGATGATGTAACGCCACAAATATCACTACTTTCATCGCTAATAAGATGCATGCCCGAGTCGTATAAGGttgcaaatataataactgCAATTCTGGATAGGTGCTGGCACTCTACCCATAAATCTCTCTTCAAGGCAGCGACAAAGCTGGCCCAGCGTTGCCTAGAGTCTGTTCTAAACGTTTACCCCTTGAGCTACGAGGAGAAGTCCCTGGTCCCGCAGTGGCACATCCCGCAGAAGGAGGCTATAGAAGCCATAGCGGGGGTCGTGTGCCTGGGACTGGAAAAGATTGAGAAAACTGTTTTTGGTGATCAGCACATGGGCTGCAATAAAAGCGACGAGGGATCGTCTCTACGTGGAGCATATGTATTAAATAGG GCTGACTATATAAACCGTGCCTATGTCTTTCTGTATCGTATGGTCAAATCTGGCCTTCTACCCCAAGAACACTTAGATTCAAGTACGAATGTTTTGAATATGGCGCATCAAAGCCCCCTTTCAAGCAAAGTCAAGGAAATGGCGCATAAGTTATTCATCAACGACGGTCCCCTTCAATCGTCTACACATGGAAAGATGTCAAAGCTGCTTGGGGAGCTGGTTTCTGGAGGCGTGCAGCCCCAGCAATTTGGAGGGTTTGTCGACATAAACTCCGGCATTATGGACTGCGTAAGGTCTATGGGTAGGCAAAAGAGCAAGTATATTTTCACAGGATCACTCCGGCCATTTGCCTTCAACGTGCCATTAATCCTAGTTTCATCCAACCTGCTTGATTCCCTGAGTATATTTTCCTGCATCACAAAGAAAAGCCATTTTTTCGACATGCCCATGGATACCATTTTTGGCCTGATCGTCCAGCGTGTGTCCGAGATAATAAACTACCACAGGTGGTCCACGCATCGCAGGTTGGAGCCCAGTGATCCCGTGTTTGGGTACATTTCAAAGCTCGTGGATATATCGATTTGCGGGGATGAAAAGACGGCGGAGAAGGCAAAATCGCACTTTTTGATTTCAATGGCAATTGTAAAGGGTGCCAAAACAGCCGCACTGGAGCGCGTATTTAGCAGGTCTTTGGAGTTGGCAATAGCGTCCTGTGGTAACTTTTCCCACGACCAGATCGTAATGAACACCATCAAATTATTGGTTCCTCCACTTCTACGCAGGGTTCTCTCAAAGCCTATGCTGCTAAGGTCTTTGTTCAAGTTCATAATAAGCGCCAGCAGATCTTTCAGCAATGGGCGGTGCGGTGTTAGGCTGGCGGACGGTACCCGAAACGCCCTGGTTATTTTGATGGAGAAAGCAAGCAACGAGAGAGTGGATGTGGAGTTTACGCCAGAGGATTACACCTTCAGTGAGGTTTCTATTTTAAACGTGTGTTTGTTAGCCTGGGTCGGGTACGATGAGAAGTTGAAGGATTGGCTGGTGAAATGCATTCGAAATTCTTCAGATATTTCATTGCGGGAGATTGTGCAGGCACTGATGGTAACGCATGGCATTTCTCTGGATGATATACCATATGCGGTTGGTCTATGCAAATCCATATCGTCAAGGAGgaaaaaaatatctaatttgGATGATGTTTGTTCGGCAAAAGGCTCTCCCTACCTGAAGTTGGTGAAGGCGTTAAGGGTAGAACCTTCCTGGGTTTCATTCCGCTTATGTCGAATGGGCAGCAGCCTATctttgcaaaatatttcatttctTAAATCTTCCATCCATTCTACTTGTAATTCGGCGTCCGTCGTCCAG GCGATCGAACAGCTGGAGCAGCTGGTGACTTTTTCCGATGAGCCGGAGGCAAATATTGCATTTATTGAGCTACTGGTATCCGTATTTGACTGCATTGAACCAGAAATGGTTGGAAGGGTGTCTGTGGTGCtgaataaatttgtcaaaaattgtaaaatagaGTATATACATGATTTGGCAGACGCCATTACGCTCACCAATAAACTGGGCTCTTCTGTGGATCTGTGGGTCGAATTGCTGGGAAATGTCAAATATACAAGCACGTGTCAATCTCTAGATTTCTACAGGAAATTGCTCCTTCTAACAGTTCTGACACTCAATTGCGTAACGGTGCCCTGCTTACAAGTGCTGGATGTAGGTATTATGAGATCCGAGTGCCTGCAAGTTAGGGAACAAACGGCCTCCCTGCTGGTGGCGTTAATTAAGATGGGCAAACCGATTTTCGAATTCTGGCCTTTAGATCCATCTCTATGGGATGGATTTCTGCGCTTTGGTATTCGCCTTTTCGCCTGCAAAAAGTGGAGCCTGCTCCCATGGGCAAGCACGCAGTTTCTCCAGCTATTCATCGATACTGCGTTTAAGTGTGCTGGAAGCGGGAAAGAAGACTTGAAACTGTTGGGTAGAGAGGCCGTTTTAAGCCTTTCAGATGCTGAATTTGGACCCCAGTATGGAGTCTTCCGTGATAAGCCTCTAGGGGCTGTTATTGATCTGCTTATGGGCTGGTTCGAAAAGTCATTGGCTGATAGCTCTCCGCAATCCGGTGAACTGGCACTCGATGCTATTCGTGAATTCTGGCTCAAAACACAATTTTTGCTGGATGCGAAGGTCACTATTCTAAAATTCCTGCCTCTACTGGACAGGGTTCCACCACATCTCTACCGATCCGTGGCCCATTTTATGTCCACCATTGCAGCGATAACGCTAGATTCGAATGAAGTCATTGGAGAGCTTGAGGAACAACACTTTTTGTACCTCTCCGGCTTGGTCTACTCCTTTCCATACTCCATGAGGGAGTGGATGCCCACGGTAGTGACGTCTTTATCAGTAATTGCTAATGAAAGCAGCTATGGAGGGAGGAAGAAGTTTATAAATGAGGTGATTCAGGACTTTTTTAAGACGCATACGGATGGTTGGAACGAGTGGAGGGCCTTGTTCACCAGGGAGCAGCTGGACCTTGTGGAGATGAGCAGGGGCCGGCCCTCGTACTTTTTGTAG
- a CDS encoding RNA-binding protein, putative (overlaps_old_locusTagID:BBM_III02895) has protein sequence MTFSECVTLLFFIDVVTTFRVNISKCYDLSHIAEVYVGLGRVWDHKDEKRTKRDFKGGVWNPRDNIKVNRDLKGEVWDTQDEKKVKRDLKGFVASICPFRLPDAVVDIWYRKLLDSGLNLQDLYRVIPYCDPSDYQFHDSANMLPPPFERSKLDNIMPLIGSNDKKELNKKYEKAMDKLEPEYLLTECLISAIREIYDVIPERKLSYDEEWERYEEGIREGFIDQNLAENYYLPTPDGQLPKLRGLERYYRERVKAGADPAKEAENILTAMKKLGNSSEFKFEFDALPKWTKDISLAVVKYFAQKTNDSRFLDMLMEMGKETQNIRAREEREFELGNQYAKYCFAQRKRTDGTGPHKPSKPFWFWRDVVTQVSPSAESTIKEIVSQIKRTDPTIDTDELTRGTFEPVYPSSNPTTEEIVQFEMIKAIKSSKQGKFSSVNTNAEGEEMGDCVGPYNNKATTCDIKELLPGFNPPVHIANYFKDCLSQQKFDEELKKFNLEHFGSEEYKIYLGQIVKGTISMVETQTAYVDISAHLTAKLPIQEVFDDPKTIPLGGLNKLFKEGDVLHFEIIEIWPNEIKLSLLSLRELYKLKSVLECHSQNKPMLFTVKDYYSKGLYGEVLGYRAFIPKTQLGFDYQDSIRLYRPGLEGTKIPVMYLDYSYNDKVVIVSNCKAIEYEQVKFIRVGDILRCRPYQISKYGLILKALNVHCVMSPYEMSPTHFEQYQKGFLCTNEIFAQVIDVGQVSVTTDGDMLVALSSRRELDGEIIPSPVPNEFITTDRQRRGINEFVKDWKRFQLGNKFLPHQYQPPPQVKYETPAGGLDEESLAHTANECEPQHLVTGQYSLLTKTPNSVDALDKIFNDKADGEGEIGVLMDLDDEEYVKSDNVFKEGTYENMMWFLETMEGCVELSSAEQRFITNAYNQNDQVIRYSIRGKKIVVDLEENIYYNCEDETKFKIFSRDLQQRLKR, from the exons ATGACGTTTTCAGAATGTGTAACACTTTTATTTTTCATAGACGTTGTCACGACCTTTAGGGTCAATATTAGTAAATGCTACGATCTATCTCACATCGCAGAG GTTTACGTTGGGTTGGGGAGGGTATGGGACCATAAGGACGAGAAAAGGACCAAGAGGGATTTTAAAGGGGGGGTATGGAACCCTAGGGATAATATAAAGGTCAATAGGGATTTAAAGGGAGAGGTATGGGATACTCAGGATGAGAAAAAGGTCAAGAGAGATTTGAAAGGATTCGTGGCTTCGATTTGCCCCTTCAGACTTCCCGATGCTGTAGTGGATATTTGGTACCGGAAGCTTCTGGATTCTGGGCTAAATTTACAGGATCTATATCGTGTAATCCCCTACTGCGATCCCTCAGACTACCAATTTCACGACTCGGCCAACATGCTCCCCCCCCCCTTTGAAAGGTCAAAGTTGGATAACATCATGCCTCTAATCGGGAGCAATGATAAAAAGGAGTTGAATAAGAAGTATGAGAAGGCTATGGATAAGTTGGAACCCGAATATTTGCTTACCGAATGCTTAATATCTGCAATCAGAGAGATTTATGACGTGATTCCCGAGCGAAAGTTGTCGTACGACGAGGAATGGGAAAGGTATGAAGAGGGGATAAGGGAGGGGTTTATCGACCAGAATTTAGCAGAAAACTACTATTTACCAACTCCAGATGGTCAGCTCCCCAAGTTAAGGGGTCTCGAGCGTTATTACCGGGAGCGGGTCAAGGCAGGGGCAGATCCTGCCAAAGAAgctgaaaatattttaaccGCTATGAAGAAATTGGGCAATAGCAGtgaattcaaatttgaatttgatgcCTTACCAAAATGGACAAAAGACATATCCCTGGCAGTGGTAAAGTACTTTGCCCAAAAGACTAATGACAGTAGGTTCTTGGATATGTTGATGGAGATGGGAAAGGAAACGCAAAACATTAGAGCCAGAGAAGAACGCGAATTTGAGCTGGGCAATCAATACGCAAAGTACTGCTTTGCCCAGCGTAAGAGGACTGATGGTACGGGACCACATAAGCCATCAAAGCCCTTTTGGTTTTGGCGAGACGTCGTTACCCAGGTGTCGCCCAGCGCCGAATCCACAATTAAAGAAATTGTTAGTCAA ATTAAAAGAACGGATCCGACCATTGATACCGACGAGCTTACCAGAGGGACCTTTGAACCTGTCTACCCATCTTCCAACCCTACAACGGAGGAGATCGTGCAGTTCGAGATGATTAAGGCTATAAAATCGTCCAAACAAGGCAAATTTAGTTCTGTTAATACAAATGCCGAGGGTGAAGAAATGGGAGATTGTGTTGGACCCTATAACAATAAGGCAACAACATGTGATATTAAAGAGTTACTTCCTGGATTTAACCCACCGGTTCACATTGCAAACTACTTCAAAGATTGTCTATCTCAGCAGAAGTTTGATGAAGAGCTTAAAAAGTTTAATTTGGAACACTTTGGATCTGAGGAGTACAAAATTTACTTGGGGCAAATCGTCAAGGGAACCATATCCATGGTAGAAACTCAAACAGCATATGTGGATATAAGTGCTCATCTCACTGCAAAACTGCCAATTCAAGAAGTTTTTGACGATCCAAAGACAATTCCACT GGGGGGTCTAAATAAGTTATTTAAGGAGGGTGACGTATTGCACTTTGAAATTATAGAGATATGGCCCAATGAGATAAAGTTATCCCTGCTGAGTCTGCGGGAGCTGTACAAGTTGAAGTCTGTGCTAGAGTGCCATTCTCAGAACAAACCAATGCTTTTCACGGTCAAAGATTACTACTCTA AAGGGCTTTACGGTGAGGTTTTGGGGTACAGGGCCTTTATACCCAAAACTCAACTGGGTTTTGACTATCAAGATTCGATTAGACTATATCGTCCTGGACTAGAAGGGACAAAAATTCCTGTAATGTATTTAGACTACAGTTACAACGATAAGGTGGTCATAGTGAGTAACTGCAAGGCAATTGAATACGAGCAAGTGAAGTTTATAAGGGTTGGAGACATTTTAAGGTGCAGACCATATCAGATTTCTAAATATGGGCTTATCCTAAAGGCCCTAAATGTTCATTGTGTGATGTCTCCTTATGAAATGTCACCCACGCACTTTGAGCAATACCAAAAGGGATTCCTTTGCACGAATGAGATATTCGCGCAAGTGATCGACGTGGGCCAGGTGAGTGTT ACCACAGATGGTGATATGCTTGTAGCGCTGTCGTCTCGTCGGGAACTGGATGGAGAGATCATTCCTTCGCCAGTTCCTAACGAATTTATCACTACAGATAGGCAGAGGCGGGGTATAAACGAATTTGTAAAGGATTGGAAGAGATTTCAATTGGGCAATAAGTTTTTGCCCCATCAGTACCAGCCTCCTCCCCAAGTTAAATATGAAACGCCAGCGGGAGGCCTGGACGAAGAATCCCTAGCACATACAGCTAATGAATGCGAACCGCAGCACTTGGTTACGGGGCAATACAGCCTGTTAACT AAAACGCCAAACTCTGTAGATGCCTTGGATAAGATTTTCAATGACAAGGCTGATGGAGAGGGGGAAATAGGGGTGTTGATGGACTTGGACGATGAGGAATACGTAAAGAGCGATAACGTGTTCAAAG AAGGCACGTACGAGAATATGATGTGGTTTTTGGAGACTATGGAAGGGTGTGTAGAATTGAGTAGCGCTGAGCAACGATTTATTACGAATGCCTATAACCAGAACGACCAAGTTATCAGATATTCGATCAGGGGTAAGAAAATCGTTGTGGACCTGGAGGAaaacatttattacaaCTGCGAGGATGAAACTAAGTTCAAGATCTTCAGCCGTGATTTACAGCAGAGGCTTAAAAGATag
- a CDS encoding hypothetical protein (overlaps_old_locusTagID:BBM_III02895): MKFVGLFILLISVFGGIAQGRIIKCSSDLRRCYNECMEKHRTSMFGYLRRKLCKNRCWFSDCLLYPTGAMEGVHPIDRVHGFNT; this comes from the exons atgaaatttgttGGTCTTTTCATATTATTGATCTCAGTATTTGGAGGGATAGCTCAGGGTAGAATAATCAAATGTAGCTCGGATTTGCGTCGCTGCTACAATGAATGTATGGAAAAACACCGTACATCAATGTTCGGATATTTACGTCGAAAGTTA TGTAAAAACCGCTGTTGGTTCTCAGATTGCCTACTATATCCTACTGGCGCAATGGAAGGTGTGCATCCCATAGACAGGGTCCATGGCTTCAACACATGA
- a CDS encoding hypothetical protein (overlaps_old_locusTagID:BBM_III02900): MGSISTFGNDCSEFCKTQHSGKGTTIYNSSIPSPVRYSVDDINYFSCKHRCRMADVIRPKQAEEKMYI; the protein is encoded by the exons ATGGGCTCCATTAGCACATTTGGCAATGATTGCAGCGAGTTCTGCAAAACCCAACACTCGGGAAAGGGaacaacaatttacaattcGTCAATTCCATCGCCCGTAAGATATTCTGTAGACGACATCAACTACTTTTCC TGCAAACACAGGTGTAGAATGGCTGATGTAATCAGACCCAAGCAGGCAGAGGAAAAAATGTACATCTGA